The sequence tacttttttatatttattggcttGATATTGCTAGGTTTATATGTGGGGATTTTTACTTTGCATTTATCTTCTACAGGTTGCCTAAAATTTGGTGTATgtggttttccaaaaaaaaaaattggtttatgTGGTCAAATTTAAGCCACTGTTAGTTAAAGTTAGCACTCTTCCTCTATTTTAACTCAAACTTAGCTTTGTTCCTTTGTAATGTCGAGTTATTTTGAGTTAAACtaggaaaaaatataataatctttttgttaaatttaattattaatgatttttttcctaatatatatattagttgcTGTCATTTTTTCCACAAGTTTGATActaagagcaaccacatcagcatgtgtaaagtattttaaaatagaaaaaggtgtCTTTAGGGGCACAATTTAGTAACCAAGTTCTTGCTGTCACAAGCCTTGATCCAAAAggcccaacacaatgaattcttgtagagtatgggttaaAGAACTCGGTTTAAATAAGTTTAAACGGGTTGTTGCATGGGCTAAGGGAACACACGAACAAGAACCAATGCTATTGTGTTGAAAGGTCACCCGGTAATGATAGAGCTAAAAACTTGATTAACAGATCAGTGCAATAAGACTTCTCTACAATATTCTCTCCTTTTTTCTCGTCCCCCtctcttgggggacttttacatattatataggccctttccaatcatctgggctttacacttgttgatcatccaaaccctcACTTGAGCACCTATCCCATCAGATACCTCtctcagttctttgtgagttgcggtagccaaggtagcactgttcaggagtcttctcctcattaatgtggccaggagagtagttgtaatgcatttaatgtgatgGTGGCAGCCTTTGCTAAGATATTTcaggtttccttcctttttacgtATTTGGAAGATGGACTATAATGGCTTGGATGTACCTTTACTCCGAATTTTGCagtatccgaggagaaattacTCCTCGAACATGTTTTCTTTGCCTCAGTGGGCCTGAATAAGGATTTCTTGGGCCACGCTGGCTCCTCGGACGGTTTGCGTCCTCGGACGAGCCTAGGGCCCAGCTTGTTAttttgggccggtccccacagtgtccattttacacattttgactataaaaaacacccacatcagtgggtgtaaaattgtgcatttatgcacaattcTACAGTAATTGTGTATATATGCACGATTAATGTAGCAtttgtatttaatattttaatttttttttctctccttctctctgtctctctggtTGCTCTTACTCTCACCTCACTCTCACTACTGCTAATCATCAGAGAATGCCACACCATGCATCAACAAAGAACACcacatcaaaaaatttcttccaaaatcaagtaaaacaagaaattagTATTACGCAggatttgtttggttgctgagaaaaacatagagaaaaaaaagaataaataaataaataaatttgcgATAAACCTCACTCAAATTTGAGTGGAGCCGATCGTCTTTCCTTCTATTTCTACTCTTTTCCACCactttctcaccaaccaaacaagaaataaagaaaattaacaacaaaaaaggCGTACCTTGAAGGACCTAGATCTTCAGTGCTAAGAGGAGCATAAGAAGACCGATTCATGAAGCGAAGCCATTTCGATCACCAAACCGCCAAAACCGAACGCCGATGAAAACAACAAAGCTCGCACGTCGACGAAAACAACCGCTACTTTCCTTTGCGTGTTAGGTATGTGAGATTGTGTTGGATCTGTGAGAGAGAGGGGCAGTGAGggagagaataataaaaaattgtaaaagaatgaatattttattgaataaatatgtagaatagataaactgatgtgggtattttgtaaaaattggtgtgtaaaatagaaaaagtagtttttttgtgcaaaatagATGGAAATTTTATAtccactgatgtggatgctctaatacCGAATTTGGTCTTAATGTTTTGCATATCAATTAAGATTTTCCATCAAATTCATgataattattgaaaaaattataatcatattaatttcatttataCTCTCGTGAAGAACATCTTTGacataaataatgaaaataagatctattattttatttcattaaaatagttgtaatttttttttcttttatctttaatcTCTTTTCCAAGTTGACTTATTCACAAATCTGTTAGATTGTATAAAGGTCGAATTGGATTAGTGCGGGTAAGAGACACTATTACTTGACTGTATGACTTTAAAGATAATTTGGAGTTGTTGTAATTTATATGATTGTTGTTAAAAATTAGCTATATAGAACAAAAGACCCTAATTATGTCTATATTTATCAATATTCTCTTAAGAGCATCAGTATTCGGAATTGTAAAACTCCTAATATGTTATATTTTAGCATCAAACCACAAAAGGGAAGCATTAACTGGgatgccaatttttttttttaaaaaaaaaaattacaaccaaGCTATAGTGGTGTCCTAAATTTAGAACCCACTGTAGCAAggttgcaaaaataaaataatgttttttttattccttctcCTCCTAAAAtatctcattctttctctctcttcagtctctcatctcctctctctctctttgtcttctctctttttttaggttatattattaaaaaaaaaaaatgagaaaaaggtaaggaaattttattgaatCAAATCCAATTGGAAAACACTATCCAAATCACTAGGTAGAGATTCTACCCATACATCCGTGTCTGCAGATATAACTGCTCTCCTAGCTAAAGCATGCGCTAACCTATTCCCTTCCCTCCTAACATGTctgtggatatattattttaatgtgttttatatgaaaataaaaactaggaTGTTGAGTGTATAATAAAATGGGatggtataataaataaaataaccttttagatggtaaaatagaatatttttcgCAATCCTGGACGCTAATGCTTAAGCAACAATTTTTACATAATATGTTCCTTCTTATCATTCATATGtagtttttctatatataatgatttgaacataaaaatttttaatccGAACCAgtgtttatgaaaaattaatatataattagataAAATGTGCATAActactaaaaagaaaatttaattatatctCTCAATTTCATGTCATATTGTTTTACCTAATGGCCACACATCATAATTTAGTTACGTATTGATATAAATGCAACAACCTTgaattagtatatatatatatatatatatatatatgataagttttgtcatttagaaaaaaataaaataaaaataaaagagccttTAACCACGCGCAACATGCGTGTGTATAAGCTATAACTTTtccttaaattaaataataataaaaaaaaaaaaaaaaaaagataacttaAAACCCCctcaaatttgtcaaaaattgAGGTAGTACAACTTTTCCTTAGGGTCCGTTTGATTGAAGGAGTGAAAAAGTGGGATGAtagaaaatgaagaaggaatagaaaagtgggagaataaaaaagatttagttttctcttatATGTGTTTGAttgagagaataaaaaagtggagagatggaaaactataaaaaatgaagttggtataaatttacaattacgttcctattaaataaaaaaaaaacaatacaattttttatacacgtttatttatttaaaaaattatgtatggacatttcacttttttttaaattattattttaaaggcaCAAGCCAGATCATAAAACTGgtgaaaaaaaaacacagcgTGAACGTACATGTTAGTAACAgtggaaaaaaaagggaaaataaactAGGGAAGAAACTGGAAagtgataaaaacaaaagaaagaaaaagaaaaagtgggatggaaaaaaaaaatcatgaaacaaCGTGAACCTGAagcaaagaaggaaaaaaaaaaaaaaaaaaaagttagcaaaGAAGAATGTGAGGGGCATTTTGGGCAGTTTTTATTTGTAAGCTTCTCTCCAtagttttctctctattttgaaaagaaaattttttgatgGATTCGAAGAGAAAACACCTGAACCttaccatttattttctttcctctccatttaaccaaacacactccaaaaaaattttctttcctatttttttcaaaatttttcatttcctatTTCACTCCCAAACAATTACACCCTTGAATTGTATTGTTTTTCCTTTGGTCCCTAAAGATGAAATGTTGGTTTTGTCCCCATGAGTTTACCGAAGTTAAGTAAAGTAGACAATCACATGCCCCCAAATATTTCAAACGGATAATGAGCCAGCACCGCTCCACGTTGGCACTGTAGAGTTCAAAAAACGCATCCCTGTTTCGTAAAGTCCTCCACAAGACACCACGTAAACAAAAGTCTTTTCTTCCATCAACTCCAAGAAACATCCAGAAACCTCGTGTGAATATGTTGTCTGTAGGTCCGTactgtgtttttaaattttgattagaaGTGGAGCTTGAGCATAATAACAATGGCTGTTGGAAGGCGTAGTAGAGACCTGATAGGTCCTCTTTTGGTGTTCAACTTTGTGGTGTGTCTTATTGTTCTTGGACTGGCTGGATGGTCCCTTGACAAGTATATTGATGGTGAACAGAATCATCCAcgtatgctctctctctctctctctctctctctctctctctctaatggttgagtatctctttttatttttatattttatacatcgATAGTTGATAGTTGAGTTGGGAGTTGGGAGTTGGGGTGGAGGATTTGAAAACTCCAAAATTAAAGGGTGTTACTTGGGTATCTCTATGCTCTAACTGTTTGAGTATACTGTGCTACTTGTTTGATATCTTTACAGATTTGGGTGGGAATTCATCAACAAGCTTTATGTTGATCTTTGCTTTGATAGCTGGGGTGGTTGGTGCTTGTTCTGTGCTTCCTGGGCTAGTGCATCTTCGGGCATGGCGGAGTGACAGTTTGGCTGTGGCAGGCTCTTTAGCAGTTCTCTCCTGGGCCATTACAGCTCTTGCTTTCGGGTATTTCATACAATCACCTCTTTACAACATTTTAATTTGTTCATGATTCCAGTACATGTTTCATGTTTGTGTGACCAATTCTTGAATTTCATTGAGCTAAAATAGCTAGGTAATTGTTAGTGGTTCGATGCACTAATCTtgggtgtatatatatatatatatatattgacagtCTGGTATGCAAGGAAATCATTTTGGGAGGACGCAGAGGTAAACGTCTGGTAAGAATTCTCAACCAATAACATAGATAGATGCCTTAGTCAAAATGCTGTTTATTTACCAAATTCAAGTCCCTCCtagttaacaaaaataagtgATGCCTTAATAACCTGGTAATTTGCAGCAAACATTGGAGGGCCTCATATTCATATCACTACTGAGTCAGTTGCTGTATATGGGGGTTCTGCATGCTGGGGTGTTTGACAACAGCTATGGACCAGGTTATCGTAGCTACGACGTCGACAAGGACCATGCTGGTGGCGGCACTGCCATGGGTCATGAACCCCAGAATCCCGGAACTTCTGATGTAATCTGAAACATCTCACAAATGTTCTCTCTTAAGAGGGTGTAGATGATActtgaactttcaatttttgtgtttttgtatgaaATGGAATTAGACATGCCTGAATTTTTCTGATTGATTAAtttatccaaacaaagaaaCGCATGGTGAGGTAATAATTGCATCGAACCACAGAAATTAGGAAAACAATATTACCCCCAAAAGGGCCTGGCCCATGGATCAACCCTTGGTAGCCCAATTATAATGACTAATTAAGGAGAAGGCCCAACTAAAGCCAACAGACCAAAGAAAGAATCCATCAACTAAGGAATGAATGCGAACCGAGGGAGGAAGGAAAGATCCTCCTCGGCATGAGCAACTGGTTGGAGCGAGGGAAAAAGAATAAGgaagcaaacaaaaagaattcAAACAGGGAAGGGAAGAAACGTATGGAGAAAGCAAGCAGTCACTTTGAGTTTCTCTATAGTACTAGATTCATCccatacaaaattaaataaatatagttagtttttcttgatttttaccTACTGCGCTaattataaaaactaaattCAAGCTAAGCACCTTTCCACATTTCTAAAgagcaaaacttagatacagtgaCTTGGGGGAATTTTTTGCAGAATAACATCATTTTgctaacaattttgttagttaacAATGTTTCCAAACTATATAGGAAACTAGCATCTTGAGTATTTTAGACTCGAGTTCATATGCTGATAGAGCTAAGATGGAAAAATTATCCATGTGAAACTTGAGTATTAAAGATTCGAGTTCCTAAAGAAGCAACAAATAGAAACCACAAAGaagaaacaacaaacccacGAAGATCAAAGCCAAACCacgaagaagaaacaaaaagcCCACAAAGAATAAACAACAAACCCAcgaaaatcaaacccaaacaacaaacaacaagAACAAACCCAAACAACACGAAAAAGAAACAACCAAACCCCTCGGCTTAGACTAAACCCAGGTGGTGAAGGCTCTAGGCGGCGGCGAAGGCTCCAGGCGAAGGAAAAAGAATAAGGAAGCATACAAAAAGAATTCAGATAGGGAAGGGAAGAAACGTATGGAGAAAGCAAGCAGtcactttgattttctttatagTACTGGATTCATcccatacaaaattaaaaaaatggtatCTTGAGGTTTTTTGAGTTTCCTTATAATGGATTCATCccatacaaaattaaataaatatatttaatttttcttgatttttaccTACTGCACTaattataaaaactaaattCAAGCTAAGCACCTTTCCATATTTCTAAAGAGCAAAACTTAGGTATTTTGACTTGGGggaattttttgcaaaataacatcattttgttaacaattttgttagttaacAACGTTTCCAAACTATATAGGAAACTGGCATCTTGAGTATCTTAGACTCGAGTTCACTGTAGCAACTTGAGTTTATATGCTGGCAGAGCTAAGATGGAAAAATTATCCATGTGGAACTCAAGTattaaagactcgagttcctaaagaagcaacaaacataaaccacaaagaagaaacaacaaacccacaaagATCAAACCCAAACCacgaagaagaaacaaaaaacccacaaagaagaaacaacaaacccacaaagATCAAACCCAAACAACAAAGAACAAACAACAAGAACAAACCCAAACAACACGAAAAAGAAACAACCAAACCGCTCAGCTCAAACTAAACCTAGGCGGTGAAGGCTCTAGGTGGCATCGACGAAGGCTCCAGGTGACGGTTTTTCTCTAATTCCTTCATATTCTTCTCTAggtgtttgggttttttgaaattttgttttcttctctaattCCTTCATCACTCAAGTTTCATGTGGATAATTTTCCACCTCAACTCTGCTAGCATATGGAATTCAAGTCTCTAAAACTCAAGTTGCTATAGTGAACTCGTGTCTAagagactcgagatgttagtttcctaaaatagtttggaaacgttgctaactaatgaaattgttagtattttgatgttaaattgcaaaaaaatccGTAACTTAGGTACTgttctttaatttctctttttaaatttaagccACGTATCTGATAAAGACAACCCAACAAACGAACGTTAAAAGAAAAGTGTGCCGTCTCCTTGctttggtttttgtgtttttcctcacTGGCCCGGAATAAAGAACTAGATGATTTTAGCTTTAGAATTCAAATCTTTCCCCAATTGAATTCTTCCactaaatctttattttttggtttggtaCTTTAGTTTGATTTCTTTGGTTTGATTTGCCCCCACCGACTTCTTCCATTAAGTCTCCTCCTTCAGATTTCTTCCACTATGGTCTCCTCCTTCGGAGACATCAggttacttttcttttctttttaatgtttcttgtgtgtgtgtgtgtgtgtgtgtgtttttttttttttttttaatcgtcTCCTCTTTTTATGGCTTATCCAGTAATAGCAATCCAcacaacctctctctctctctctctctctctctcaaaaaaaaaaaacaaaaaaaccttgTATTGTTCAGTAACAAATTGAAGGAAACAAGGAGCAAGGTCATGGACCAAAACTTCTTACTAGATTCAAGGAAATCAAAATCCACCGTGAATCCCTACGTAGCCACTATGCCCTGCTGtcttcttcatctctctcttaGGTTGGTTCTCTCTTAAAACTTCTATTATGAGTTTTCATTTCGGTGAAAACCAATCTACCTCCTCACATGATGGCTAGAATGAATGTGAGTTGTGGTTGTGAAATGATCTTGCCAAAAATTTGTTTAGTTTCagccaaaatttttgtttgtttcttgggAAAATGAGGGTGAAAGTGTTTGAAGCCATCTAGTTTTTCTCGCAAGGAAGAGATAAGTGGAAAaagaatgtataaaaaaaaataaaaaaagaaaaaagaaaaagaaaagaaaagacagtGTTATTACTTCAAGAGAAAtaatatgtctacaacatttttacaacaaattttaagtggcaaattattactaattgttattgttggggtaaaaaagtaatcttagtattagtttgaaatttgaaccaataacaactaaccacctgtgatttattgtaaaaatgttgtagacgtagtaTCTCTCTTACTTTAAACACCGTTTGTTGAGTTGTTCATTTTATACACATGGCTGAAATTTAAAGAGCGAACCTAACGAACTGTTAGgtattgtatctaagttttgcctGTTTCTAAAACATCTAAGGTTCAAATTTCCTAGCTTTCTAAAACATCTAAAGTTCAAACTAAAACATCTAAGGTTCAAATCTCCTAgcatttttaaaacatctaaagTTCATACCTTCTTTTTTCcactataactattgaattaaaaaataaataaaaaaactaaattcaaaacCAACAATCTAATCACCAAATTATTTATCAGATCAAACTGTTCCGTCTATGTTGCTTTGTTAATAAGTGTCCCTTAAGTTATAAGTTATACAGCCTAAAATTTATGATGCTTGTTTTTAGAAACTTGGCATCATCATTTAATCACATCACTGTTTAGATTCATCAGTATCCTTCCATTCAACAATAGCTAGAGTATGGCGTCCCCCACAAGCAACGAGTTTAGCAATCCAACGACCCTCAGCTGCAGCATCACCAAGATTTCTTGGAGGTGGGATGTTTATGGGCACTTCCAATGGTTGACCAGTAGTCACCTTTCGACCATATCCAAGACGTCCATGGTCACCTCTACCAAACTGCCCAAATCATTATCAGTCATCATAATTAGTACTTCCAACTGTCTAAAAATGTGGCAACCAATCAACCcgatcaaatataaaaaaaaaaaaaaaaaaaaaaaaaaaaaaaaaattaaaaaaaaaacagcatgAAACAAAACTAGAATATAAAGAAGACACAAcaaactacttatcaaaaaaaaagaagacacaACAAACTATCAGATGACCAAACAAGAATGAAATGAAACTATATCTATGTTACATTCTGAAGTAGAACAGAAATTTAACTCCTTGTGAAGTGGTTTTGCTGATAATAAAGCAGCAACTAAAATAGGTTTGTCTGACTATCACTTTTCTTAGAAGAGAAGGTGGTGTACAGCTGttgaatggaatagaatgacTGTCACGATATTCATCTGGAGTCTGCTAGAGCTGGGTGGGTCAATTTGGGTGGCATGGACCAAGCATATCTGTTGAAAGGTCATTTTGGGAAATTGCTGTTCCATTTGACAGCTCTTCGGATTGGAGGAAGATCCTCCATTTGAGAGATGAAGCAAGGTCTTTATTGAGAGACTCGTAGGCAGGCAATGGTGAACAGATATTCACTCGACCTGACAATTGGCATCCAGATGGCCCTCCACTCTTGAAATATGGCCATATGATTTTAATGACCCTGCAATAAAACCTACCAGCAAATTGTTTACTATTACATCTGAT is a genomic window of Quercus lobata isolate SW786 chromosome 2, ValleyOak3.0 Primary Assembly, whole genome shotgun sequence containing:
- the LOC115975804 gene encoding membrane protein PM19L-like, which encodes MAVGRRSRDLIGPLLVFNFVVCLIVLGLAGWSLDKYIDGEQNHPHLGGNSSTSFMLIFALIAGVVGACSVLPGLVHLRAWRSDSLAVAGSLAVLSWAITALAFGLVCKEIILGGRRGKRLQTLEGLIFISLLSQLLYMGVLHAGVFDNSYGPGYRSYDVDKDHAGGGTAMGHEPQNPGTSDVI